The following DNA comes from Riemerella anatipestifer ATCC 11845 = DSM 15868.
AGTTTTCCCTCATTTTTTTTTGATATGTATTTTTTTTTCTTTGCCATTTTGATATGTATTTTTTATGATTAAGAATTTGTTAGAGGGGTGTGACGGTAAATTTTGTTAAATTTTAGCAGAACGCTATTTTGGACACTCTATTTTGGTGTCTTCCTCCTTCAAACTCAGTATTTAAAAATGTTTTGATGATTTCTAGTGCCAGTTCTTTTGAAATAAAACGAGCAGGAACGGCTACCATATTGCAATTGTTATGTTGTCTAGCTAAGGCTCCAAGCTCTGGCATCCAACACAACGCACATCTAATGCCTTGGTGTTTGTTAGCGGTAAGCTGTACACCTTGCCCACTACCACAAATGAGTATGCCCATTTCATTTTCACCGTTTTCTACAGAACTCGCTGCAGGATGTACAAAATCTGGATAATCTACGGAGTCAGCAGAATTTGTGCCAAAGTCGGTAATTTGGTATTCGTTGGCTAATTCTTTTTTTATAAATTCTTTGTATTCAAACCCAGCGTGGTCACAAGCGATAGCAATTTTTTTCATTTTTAAATTAAATTTTCATTAGACTATTTCACAAAAATAGTATTTAAAAATGAAAACATATGACTTTATATCGTACAAATGTTTTTATATAATGTTTGATTCTGCAATTACTTGATGATAAAGCGAAAGGATTTTCTCCTCGTCCTTTTCCCAGCATAGAGCTTCGGCGGCTTTTTCTAGTTCAGATTGGTAGTGCAATCGTCCCTTTTCTAGCACACGGGTTATGGCATCAGCGAGTGCTTTTGGGTTGTGAGAATCTACTATTTCTCCCACTTTAAAATCGTTATAAACCCTCTTCATTTCAGGGAAGTTTATCATCACGAGCGGGACTCTACTCTGTATATAATCTGCCACTTTGTTCGGTAGAGAGTAGAGGTAACTTACACCGCCGTTTTCTTCAATGCTAAGACCAACATCTGCCGTTTGAGTAAGTTTTCTTAGCTCCGTAGGATGTAGCTTTCCTAAGAACGAAACTTTATGATTGAGATTTAATTTTTCAACCAATGCTTCGTATTCCTTTCTTTTGGGGCCGTCTCCTGCGATTTTAAAAATCACATTATCAATGTAGATTAAAGCTTGTATAGCTTTGTCTATGCCTCTGGATTGGTTGATGGCTCCTTGGTATAAAATTACTTTTGGAGTGTTTTGAGGTATGGTAATAGGTGTAGTGATTTTTCTAGGGATATTTCTCACTACAACAGGATTTACGGGATAGCGTTCTCTAAACCATTGGGCGTAGCTTTCGCTTTCCGTCATCATATATTTGATTTTAGGAAGCGAATATCGTTCTACCATTTGCCAAATTTTTTGAGTCCATCTTCCTTTAATGGCTGGCATTTCGGTGAAGATTTCGTGACTATCAAAAATAAGAGGAACACCTAATTTTTTGGAAACCCAAAGGTTGGGGAGTATTGCATCTATATCGTTAGCATGTAAGATGGTATTTTTGTCCGCTTTTTTTAGTAATTCGGTATAAAGCTTTTTATTAAACTCAAGGTATGCTCCACGGAGATTTTTCGATTTGATGTGTATTCTGCTAAAAGGATAAGGGCGCTCCATTGCTCCATTTCCTCCCCAATCGTTTCCAATGAGTTCTATTTGATAACCGTTGTCATAGAGAGTTTGGCAAACTTTTTCTATCCTCTGGTCTGTATATAAATTGCTGAAAGCTGATACAATTACTTTCATTGCTTTTTGGCTAAGAAAAGATAATATACCTGAACTACAGAAATAAGAATATTGGTGATAATTACAGGTAGACTGTCTATCAAGAAACCATAAGCTACAAATAGTAGGCAGCCAATTAGGTTGACCAATCTTATCTTGTTAATTTCTTTTAGTAAAAAACTGATAGCAACAAAGGCAGACGCTAAATAGCCTATATATTCAGGATTCATAGTTTTATTTTTCTGCAAAATTAAGAAAAATATGCCATAAAGTCATTTTTTATCTTTGGTAAAGTATTTGTAACTTTGGACAAGTCTAAATAAACATTTTGACAAATATATCACAGAGTTTGTTTAGAAATCAATGACGAACAATTATGATGAGTAATAAATTTTCGGGAGGATTGGATAAAGTCCTCAAAGCGAGTGCTAAAGAAGCAAAAAGATTAGAAAGTGAATTTCTTAATACCGAACACCTTCTTTTAGGGATTATTAAAACAGATAATTCTGCGAGGGAAATATTACAGAATTTACAGGTAGATTTAACCCAAATAAGACGAAAGATAGAAGCTTTAAACTCTTTAAGTTCTAATGTTTTTCCACCGAAAGAAATGGAGGTAATTCCATTTACTAAAATGGCAGATTATGCACTTAAAAGAGCTGATTTGGAAAGTAAAAGTTACCGTTCAGAACATATCAATACGGTTCACTTGCTATTGGGTATTCTTTACAAAATGGAAGACCCTACCACTCAGATTCTAGAAAGTTATGATGTAGATTATGAGGCGGTTACTAAAGAGTATCGCACGATGTTAGAGCAGAACGGGATTTCGCCTAAAATGAGTAGTGAGTATGATGATAGTAATGAGGAAAGAGAAAGCTTTGGGCAACCTAATAAATCAAGTAGCAGTATCGGAACTGCAAAAAGTAAAACACCTACCTTGGATAATTTCGGTAGAGATTTAACGGCTTTGGCTAAGGAAGGAAGGTTAGACCCAGTAATTGGTAGGGAAAAAGAGATAGAACGAGTATCACAAATTCTGTCCAGAAGAAAGAAAAATAATCCACTCCTTATTGGAGAGCCAGGTGTGGGGAAATCTGCTATTGCAGAGGGGTTAGCATTAAGGATACATCAGAAAAGAGTTTCTCGTGTATTGTACAACAAGCGTGTAATTACTTTAGATTTAGCAAGTTTGGTTGCGGGTACAAAGTACAGAGGTCAGTTTGAGGAAAGAATGAAAGCAATTATGACAGAACTAGAAAAAAATAGAGATGTCATTTTGTTCATAGACGAGTTGCATACTATTGTAGGGGCGGGAGGTTCTACGGGAAGTTTAGATGCGTCTAATATGTTCAAACCTGCTTTGGCAAGGGGAGAAATACAATGCATTGGAGCTACTACTTTAGATGAGTACAGACAGCATATAGAGAAAGATGGTGCTTTGGAGAGACGTTTCCAAAAAGTAATGGTAGAGCCGACTTCCATAGAAGAAACCATTCAGATTTTGTATCAAATTAAAGATAAGTACGAAGAACATCACAATGTAATTTATACAGATGACGCTATCAAGGCTTGTGTTAATCTTACCTCTAGATACATCACAGATAGATTTTTACCAGATAAAGCCATAGATGCTATGGACGAAGCGGGTTCTAGGGTTTACATTAAAAATATGAAAGTCCCTACCGAACTTGTAGATTTTGAAGCCAAAATAGAAGAAGTTAAAGACCTTAAACAAAAAGCGGTTAAAGCTCAAGATTACCTAGAAGCGAGAAGGCTTAAAGATGAAGAAGAGCGTTTACAAATAGAACTTAATTTGGTTCAGGAAGAATGGGATAGAAATGTAAAAGAGATGAAAGAAACGGTTACGGAGGAGAATGTCGCAGAAGTAGTATCAATGATGAGTGGTGTTCCTGTAACTAAAGTTGGCAAAAACGAACTTGATAAACTTGCCGAAATGGACAAAAACCTTAATGGTAAGGTAATTGGTCAAGAAGAAGCCGTTAAAAAAGTAGTGAAATCTATCCAAAGAAATAGAACAGGACTAAAAGACCCTAACCGTCCTATTGGTACTTTTATTTTCCTAGGAACAACAGGAGTTGGTAAAACAGAGCTAGCTAAAGTGATGGCTAAGGAATTATTCAACTCCGAAGATGCACTCATAAGAATAGATATGAGCGAATATATGGAGAAATTTGCGGTGTCTAGACTTGTAGGGGCGCCTCCAGGATATGTGGGGTATGAAGAAGGCGGACAACTTACAGAAGCCGTTAGAAGAAAGCCTTATTCGGTAGTGCTTTTAGATGAGATAGAAAAAGCTCACTCTGATGTGTTTAACCTATTGTTGCAGATTTTAGATGAAGGTTTCGTAACCGATAGTTTGGGTAGAAAAATAGACTTTAGAAATACGATTGTTATTTTGACCTCTAACATTGGTACTCGTCAACTGAAAGATTTTGGTGATGGTGTAGGCTTCGGAACTTCAGCGAAAAAATCTAGTACCGATGCCCACGCAAGAAGTACGATAGAGTCGGCTCTTAAAAAAGCATTTGCTCCGGAGTTTTTAAATAGAATAGATGATATTATTATTTTCAACGCTTTAGAGAAAGAAGATATTAAGAAAATTATAGATTTAGAACTTAATAAACTTTACCAAAGATTAAGCAAACTAGGTTATACCGTAAGTCTTACAGAGGAAGCCAAGGACTTTATTGCTGAGAAAGGTTGGGATAAAGACTTCGGTGCTAGACCACTGAAAAGAGCGGTACAAAAGTACATAGAAGATTTACTAGCCGAGCTTTTGGTAACCAAACAATTAAGCGAAGGCGAAAGTGTAGTCTTAAAATTAAATGAAGCTAAAGACGCTTTAGAAAAACAAAATTAAATAATTGATGTAGGTAAAATCCACTAAATCTCGCATTTAGTGGATTTTACTTTTTTAATTTAAATGGAACTATGATAAATATTGCAATTCTTGGGTTGGGGTTTATGGGAAAAAAATACCTCACAGCGATTGAAGAAATTGATGAAGCACAAGTTTCTGCAATCATAGATGATTCAGCTACTGAAAACATAGCGAATATACCTTACTTTAAATCTTTAGATGATGTTTTATGTTCAGAAATTAAGATGGATTTAGTGGTAATATCAACGCCAAACTATCTGCATTTTTCCCAAGCAAAAACACTTTTAGAACACGGTTATCATATTTTAATAGAGAAACCATTTTGTCTAAAAGGTTCTGATATGGAAGTCTTAATTAAAATAGCTCAAGAAAAGCAACTAAAAATATTTTTTTCTACTCCTAATAGATTTTCTCCTGCTTTGGCGTGGTTGAAAAAAATTCAGTCCGAAAATATTCTGGGGCAATCGTACCTTGTTCAAGTTAATTGTTTTTGGAATAGAGACCAAAGATACTACACACCACAATCGTGGAAGGGTAAAAAAGAGCTAGATGGAGGCACTTTATACACTCAGTTTTTTCATTTTTTAGATTTAATACTTTTTACCTTCGGAAAGGCAGAGCTACTGTCAAGTTATATGGGTACCTTTAGACATCAGTCTTTGATAGAGATAGAAGATACAGGAGTACTCACTCTAAAGTTGGCAACGGGAGGTTTAGTTAATTTTAATTTCACTACGGCGGTTTGGGATAAAAATATGGAAACTTCTATGAATATCATTGCTGAAAATGGGAGTGTTAAAATTTCTGGGCAGTACTTTGATGAGGTAAGTCTTTGTAATCTTAAAAACTATAAATTTAGTTTATATGAAATTACTGATAATGAGTATTCTAATTTGCAATTAAATTTAAAATATGCATTGAAAAAACTTTACGATACAGAATGTGATTTGGAAGAAATGCTTTATCATCAGAATTTAATTTCTTTGGTGGAGAACATCTATAGAAATTCAAAATAAAAAACTTCTTATCTTTGTGATATGACTATAAAGGAAAAACAACAAGAATTGATAGAAGAGTTTGCTTTTTTAGACGATTGGGAGCAAAAATACGAGTATATTATAGATTTAGGCAAAGAGCTTAAAGGGCTTTCTGAAGATAAAAAGCAGGAAGAAAACCTAATAAAAGGGTGTCAGTCTAAGGTATGGTTAGATGCTTGTTTCAAAGATGGGAAAGTCTTTTTTGAGGCAGATTCAGATGGTATTTTGCCTAAAGGGATTATAGCAATGCTACTTTCTGTGTATAGCGAGCACTCTCCTCGAGAAATTCTAGATTCCGATTTTGAATTTATTTCAGAGATAGGGCTTCAAGAGTTTCTGTCTCCTTCTCGTGCCAATGGTCTAGCCTCAATGATAAAACAAATTAAATTCTATGCTTTGGCATTCCAAGCCAAGGTCTAATAAAAAGAGATGACGATACTAGCTTACCGTTTTTCTGCCTTTGGAGATGTGGCGATGATAGTGCCTGTGCTCAGAGAATTTTTGGAGCAAAATCCTCATGTGGAGGTAATTATGGTTTCTCGTAAAAACTTCGCTGATTTATTTAACGGAATAGATAGGCTTAAATTTCACGGAGCAAATTTAGAAGAATACAAGGGTTTTTGGGGATTAAATAAGCTTCACAAAGAGCTGTTGAGTATTTACAAAATAAATGTTGTAGCGGATTTACACGATGTTATTAGGACTAAAATTTTGAACCGATTGTTTAAGCTAAAAGGAATTTCTGTATTCAAGATAGATAAAGGTAAGGAACAAAAGAAAAAGCTTACTGATATTTGGAATTTAGACAAACGACAACTCAAATTAACTACAGAACGCTATGCAGATGTGTTTAGAGCTATAGGCTTTGAGGTTAAATTATCTCACCAGTATCGTACTCAAGCAGTTGATAAAAAGGGGGGTGGTTTTGCACCATTTGCACAGCATCAAGGGAAAATGCTTCCGTTAGAAAAGTCTTTTGAATTGGCAAAAATGATAGCAAAACAAAAGCCACTTTTTTTATTCGGAGGAGGAGCTAAGGAAGTGGAGGTTTTAAGTCAATGGGAAAAGAGAATTCCAAATACAAAAAGCGTTGCAGGACAACTTTCATTAAAGGAAGAATTAGAGAAAATTGCAGGGTTAGAAGTGATGATTTCTATGGATTCTGCTAATATGCACTTAGCAAGTTTGGTGGGGACTCGTTGCATTTCGGTGTGGGCGGCTACACATCCTTTTGCAGGTTTTTTAGGGTATGGTCAAAAGGAAGAAGATATTGTGCAAGTGGAAGACCTTACTTGTCGCCCTTGTTCTGTCTTTGGAGATAAAACCTGTTATAGAGGTGATTGGGCTTGTTTGCAAGAAATAGATATACAAAAAATAGTAGATAAAATTTAATGATATCTATCTGTATTCCCATCTATAATACTGAAGTTACTACGCTAGTAACCGATTTGAAATCCGAAATAAAAACGAACCATTTAAATGCAGAAATCGTTTTAATAGACGATGCTTCTGATGAGTATTGCCGAAAGCTAAACAAACCGCTTGAAACTGTTGTGGATACAATGGTTTGGCTTCCTAAAAATGTGGGAAGAGCTAGAATAAGAAATTTGTTTTTCAAGCACACTAAAGGTCAGTATCTTTTGTTTTTAGATGGTGATGGCGAAATTATATCTAACCAATTCATTCAGAATTATCAAAAATTCATTACTGAAAATAAAGATGCAAAAGTCGTTTATGGAGGAAGGTGTATTCAAAAAGAAGAGCCTTCAGTAGAGAGATATTTGAGATGGAAGTTCGCTAATGAAAGAGAAAATTTACCTTTATTTCAACGAGAAAAAAATAAACATTTGTCTTTTCAGACCAATAATTTCCTTATAGAAAGAGAGACTTTTTCACAATGTTTGTTTGATGAACAACTTACAGGCTATGGCTATGAAGATTTAGTTTTTGCGAAAGATTTAAAGGATAAAGGCATAGATGTTTTCCATATAAATAATCCTATCCTAAATATTGATTTAGAAACTAATGAAGTTTATTTAAAAAAAGTGGAAGACTCTATAAACAACCTTTGTTTTTTATTGAAAAATTCTCCTAAAAAAGTAGAAGATATTAAACTTGTCAAAGCGTACTATATGGTAAAGAAACTAAAATTGAGTTTTGTTTTATCAAGGCTTTTTTCATCTTTTGGAAAAGAGTTTATACGAGAAAAATTGCTCGGTGGAAAGGTTAGCCTTAGATACTTAGATATGTATAAACTAGGGTTATTGTTAGAAAAAACAAATCCCTCCGTTTAAGAAGGGATTATTTATGAAGTTTAGGAGTTTAGTATCTCTTTTAGGCTTTCCAAATGCTCATAAGCAGTAAGGTCAAATTTCACAGGAACTACAGAAATATAGCCTTCGGCTAGAGCATTTTCGTCTGCTTCTTTGCTCGTGTCCATGTTGTTGAAATAGCCAGTAAGCCAATAATATTTTTTACCGTGCGGATTTACTCTTTCATCAAAACTTTCTTCCCATTTTGCATGGGCTTGTTTACAAACTTTAATCCCTTTTATATCCTCCTTTTTCAGATTGGGTATGTTTACATTTAGTACCATACCTTTAGGCATAGGATTTTCTAAGGATTTTTTAACGATGGTTTGGATAAACTCTTTAGCTTGAGAAAAATCGGCCTCCCAACTGAAATCTAAAAGTGAAAACCCAATAGCAGGAAGTCCCTCCACACCAGCCTCTACGGCATAGCTCCGTGATTGATGCCCGAAACTACGATATCAGGTTTGCGAGTAAGTATCTTATCCAACGCAAATTTCACGCAGTCCACAGGAGTACCGCTAAGGGCATAGTCTTTCTGTGGTCCTTCCATAGAAATTTCTTCGTAGGTAAGGGTAGAGTTGATGGTAATGGCGTGTCCTTTTCCAGATTGAGGAGAGTTAGGTGCTACTACAACTACATCTCCAATTTCGTTCATAAAAGAAACGAGGTTTCGTATGCCAGGAGCGGTAATTCCGTCATCATTGGTAACCAATATAAGAGGCTTTTTCATAATTTGAAACAAATTTTCACAAAAATAACCAAAAAAAATAGAGCAATAAAAAATAAGTATTAAATTTGGCATTCCTATTGCGTTTCAGTAGCTGAAAAAGGATTGTTTTAATTATTAAAATAAAGTATAGTTTTATGTTTAAAAAAATAAAAATTAATACACTATTATTATTTATTCCACTTACCACTTTAATATTTTGCTTTAACTCACCTAAGAATGATGATGAGAAAATGCAGACTATTATGATGAGTGTTCGTAATACGTTGTCTTATTTGCATTATAGCCCAAAGCCTATCAATGATGCGTATTCGCAAGATGTTTACAATAAATATTTTGAAAAGATAGACCCATTTAAACGCTACTTTTTGAAGTCTGATATGCAAGAGTTTGAAAAACATAAAACTAAATTGGACGACTATCTTAACCAAGGAGATTTAACTTTTTATAAACTCACTACCGACCGTCTTTACCAGCGTATGGAAGAGCTAGATGGCATTACACAAGAAATTTTTAGTAAGCCTATTGATCTAAACGAAGATGAGGTATTGGTTTTAGAACCAAAAGATAAAGAATCTCCAGTTGATAAGGCAGACTTAACCAAAGAGTGGAAGAGGTATATTAAATACAATATTCTACAAGAAATGGAAGTGATGAGCAATAGAGAGGAGCGAAGAAAAAAACTCAAAGACTCTCTCATTGCTAATAAATTGAAGGACACTGTAACACTCAAGATTCTTTCTCCAGAAGAGAAAAAAATAAAAGCGACTGAAGAGATTAAAGACTTGATGTCTAATATGTTCAAGAGATTCCAAAAGAGAAAAAAAATGGATTGGTTCTCTGTTTATATGAACGCTTATACAGAGGTTTTTGACCCGCATACTAACTATTATTCTCCTAAGGATAAAGAAGATTTTGATATGCAGTTTAAAGGTTCATTTATAGGGATAGGGGCGGTGATACAAGAGAAAAAAGGAGGAATATTCCTTGGAGCTCTTACCGTGGGTGCTCCTGCTTGGAAGTCTAAACAACTTACAGAAGGCGATAAACTCATTAAAGTAAAACCTTCTCCTAAAGAGGAAGCTATTAGTGTTAATGGTATGTTGGTGGACGAGGTAGTAAGATACATAAGAGGTAAAAAAGATACGCCTGTTACGCTTACTGTAATGAAGAAAGACGGAACGATAAAAGATGTTACCCTTATTAGAGATGAGGTACAGATAGAAGACACATTTGCTAGAAGTTTGGTTATCAATACGGCTAAAGGCGAGAAAGTAGGTTATATTTATCTGCCGAGCTTTAATGCTGATTTTGGCGATGCTAAGGGAAGAAATGCTTCTGATGATGTAAAAGCCGAAATAGCAAAACTTAAAAAAGAGGGTGTTACTCGTCTTGTTTTAGACTTGAGAAATAACGGTGGTGGCTCTCTTTCTGAGGTGGTAGATATGATGGGATTGTTTATGAATAATGGTCCTGTGGTACAAATAAAAGACGGAAACGGTAAGATAGAAGTCTATAAAAATAAAACAAATGCTCCTGTGTGGGACGGCCCTTTGTTAATTATGCAAAACGAACTGTCAGCCTCGGCATCTGAGATTTTAGCGGGAGCGATGAAGGCTTACGGTAGAGCAGTTATCTTTGGTTCACCTAGTTCTTACGGAAAAGGGACGGTGCAAACTTTTGTGGATTTGAATAGATTTTTAAATACTTCTGATGACTTCGGAGCGTTGAAACTTACCATACAAAAGTTTTATGGTATAGATGGGGCTTCTAATCAGCGTAAGGGGATTACTTCGGATATTAGTCTTAAAGACTTCTTCTCTTATGCAGAAATAGGAGAGCGTTATCAGGACTATGCTTTAGCTTGGGATAAAATTGGAACTACAGACTTTAAACCACTTAACCAGATTAATATAGCAGCTTTAGTTAAACGAAGCCAAGAGAGAATGGCTAATAATGGCACTTATCAGCTTTTACAAGAGTCTGCTCAATGGAAGGAGAGTTTGGATAAAGAGAAATCCATCACTATCAATCAGACTAGGTTTAATGATTTGATGAAGAAAAGAAAGCAGGAAATAGAGCGTTTTAAAGTATTAGATAAGTATAATAACGGGCTTAAATTCACTCTTCACAAAGAAGAACAAATGAGAGGGAAAACAGATACTACTTTTGCTCATAAAAGCGATATTTGGCTCAAAGGTTTAAAGAAAGACCTCTTCTTACAAGAAGGTGTTAATGTAGTTTTAGATATAAAGTAGAATAATTTAATTGATTTTTTAATGAGGGAGTATAGTAAATTTTACTCCCTTATATTTTGTTGAAAGTACTAATTATATGCACGAGAATGTAAATCAAATTACAGATGATGTAAATCTTACGCTGAAACAAATCTTAGAATACCAAATTTTTTCCATCGGTAAATACAGTTTAAGTGTCTATCAGATAGT
Coding sequences within:
- the rpiB gene encoding ribose 5-phosphate isomerase B; this translates as MKKIAIACDHAGFEYKEFIKKELANEYQITDFGTNSADSVDYPDFVHPAASSVENGENEMGILICGSGQGVQLTANKHQGIRCALCWMPELGALARQHNNCNMVAVPARFISKELALEIIKTFLNTEFEGGRHQNRVSKIAFC
- a CDS encoding glycosyltransferase, with amino-acid sequence MKVIVSAFSNLYTDQRIEKVCQTLYDNGYQIELIGNDWGGNGAMERPYPFSRIHIKSKNLRGAYLEFNKKLYTELLKKADKNTILHANDIDAILPNLWVSKKLGVPLIFDSHEIFTEMPAIKGRWTQKIWQMVERYSLPKIKYMMTESESYAQWFRERYPVNPVVVRNIPRKITTPITIPQNTPKVILYQGAINQSRGIDKAIQALIYIDNVIFKIAGDGPKRKEYEALVEKLNLNHKVSFLGKLHPTELRKLTQTADVGLSIEENGGVSYLYSLPNKVADYIQSRVPLVMINFPEMKRVYNDFKVGEIVDSHNPKALADAITRVLEKGRLHYQSELEKAAEALCWEKDEEKILSLYHQVIAESNII
- a CDS encoding YgjV family protein, whose translation is MNPEYIGYLASAFVAISFLLKEINKIRLVNLIGCLLFVAYGFLIDSLPVIITNILISVVQVYYLFLAKKQ
- a CDS encoding ATP-dependent Clp protease ATP-binding subunit, producing the protein MMSNKFSGGLDKVLKASAKEAKRLESEFLNTEHLLLGIIKTDNSAREILQNLQVDLTQIRRKIEALNSLSSNVFPPKEMEVIPFTKMADYALKRADLESKSYRSEHINTVHLLLGILYKMEDPTTQILESYDVDYEAVTKEYRTMLEQNGISPKMSSEYDDSNEERESFGQPNKSSSSIGTAKSKTPTLDNFGRDLTALAKEGRLDPVIGREKEIERVSQILSRRKKNNPLLIGEPGVGKSAIAEGLALRIHQKRVSRVLYNKRVITLDLASLVAGTKYRGQFEERMKAIMTELEKNRDVILFIDELHTIVGAGGSTGSLDASNMFKPALARGEIQCIGATTLDEYRQHIEKDGALERRFQKVMVEPTSIEETIQILYQIKDKYEEHHNVIYTDDAIKACVNLTSRYITDRFLPDKAIDAMDEAGSRVYIKNMKVPTELVDFEAKIEEVKDLKQKAVKAQDYLEARRLKDEEERLQIELNLVQEEWDRNVKEMKETVTEENVAEVVSMMSGVPVTKVGKNELDKLAEMDKNLNGKVIGQEEAVKKVVKSIQRNRTGLKDPNRPIGTFIFLGTTGVGKTELAKVMAKELFNSEDALIRIDMSEYMEKFAVSRLVGAPPGYVGYEEGGQLTEAVRRKPYSVVLLDEIEKAHSDVFNLLLQILDEGFVTDSLGRKIDFRNTIVILTSNIGTRQLKDFGDGVGFGTSAKKSSTDAHARSTIESALKKAFAPEFLNRIDDIIIFNALEKEDIKKIIDLELNKLYQRLSKLGYTVSLTEEAKDFIAEKGWDKDFGARPLKRAVQKYIEDLLAELLVTKQLSEGESVVLKLNEAKDALEKQN
- a CDS encoding Gfo/Idh/MocA family protein gives rise to the protein MINIAILGLGFMGKKYLTAIEEIDEAQVSAIIDDSATENIANIPYFKSLDDVLCSEIKMDLVVISTPNYLHFSQAKTLLEHGYHILIEKPFCLKGSDMEVLIKIAQEKQLKIFFSTPNRFSPALAWLKKIQSENILGQSYLVQVNCFWNRDQRYYTPQSWKGKKELDGGTLYTQFFHFLDLILFTFGKAELLSSYMGTFRHQSLIEIEDTGVLTLKLATGGLVNFNFTTAVWDKNMETSMNIIAENGSVKISGQYFDEVSLCNLKNYKFSLYEITDNEYSNLQLNLKYALKKLYDTECDLEEMLYHQNLISLVENIYRNSK
- a CDS encoding SufE family protein, producing MTIKEKQQELIEEFAFLDDWEQKYEYIIDLGKELKGLSEDKKQEENLIKGCQSKVWLDACFKDGKVFFEADSDGILPKGIIAMLLSVYSEHSPREILDSDFEFISEIGLQEFLSPSRANGLASMIKQIKFYALAFQAKV
- a CDS encoding glycosyltransferase family 9 protein, which translates into the protein MTILAYRFSAFGDVAMIVPVLREFLEQNPHVEVIMVSRKNFADLFNGIDRLKFHGANLEEYKGFWGLNKLHKELLSIYKINVVADLHDVIRTKILNRLFKLKGISVFKIDKGKEQKKKLTDIWNLDKRQLKLTTERYADVFRAIGFEVKLSHQYRTQAVDKKGGGFAPFAQHQGKMLPLEKSFELAKMIAKQKPLFLFGGGAKEVEVLSQWEKRIPNTKSVAGQLSLKEELEKIAGLEVMISMDSANMHLASLVGTRCISVWAATHPFAGFLGYGQKEEDIVQVEDLTCRPCSVFGDKTCYRGDWACLQEIDIQKIVDKI
- a CDS encoding glycosyltransferase family 2 protein gives rise to the protein MISICIPIYNTEVTTLVTDLKSEIKTNHLNAEIVLIDDASDEYCRKLNKPLETVVDTMVWLPKNVGRARIRNLFFKHTKGQYLLFLDGDGEIISNQFIQNYQKFITENKDAKVVYGGRCIQKEEPSVERYLRWKFANERENLPLFQREKNKHLSFQTNNFLIERETFSQCLFDEQLTGYGYEDLVFAKDLKDKGIDVFHINNPILNIDLETNEVYLKKVEDSINNLCFLLKNSPKKVEDIKLVKAYYMVKKLKLSFVLSRLFSSFGKEFIREKLLGGKVSLRYLDMYKLGLLLEKTNPSV
- a CDS encoding carboxy terminal-processing peptidase; this encodes MFKKIKINTLLLFIPLTTLIFCFNSPKNDDEKMQTIMMSVRNTLSYLHYSPKPINDAYSQDVYNKYFEKIDPFKRYFLKSDMQEFEKHKTKLDDYLNQGDLTFYKLTTDRLYQRMEELDGITQEIFSKPIDLNEDEVLVLEPKDKESPVDKADLTKEWKRYIKYNILQEMEVMSNREERRKKLKDSLIANKLKDTVTLKILSPEEKKIKATEEIKDLMSNMFKRFQKRKKMDWFSVYMNAYTEVFDPHTNYYSPKDKEDFDMQFKGSFIGIGAVIQEKKGGIFLGALTVGAPAWKSKQLTEGDKLIKVKPSPKEEAISVNGMLVDEVVRYIRGKKDTPVTLTVMKKDGTIKDVTLIRDEVQIEDTFARSLVINTAKGEKVGYIYLPSFNADFGDAKGRNASDDVKAEIAKLKKEGVTRLVLDLRNNGGGSLSEVVDMMGLFMNNGPVVQIKDGNGKIEVYKNKTNAPVWDGPLLIMQNELSASASEILAGAMKAYGRAVIFGSPSSYGKGTVQTFVDLNRFLNTSDDFGALKLTIQKFYGIDGASNQRKGITSDISLKDFFSYAEIGERYQDYALAWDKIGTTDFKPLNQINIAALVKRSQERMANNGTYQLLQESAQWKESLDKEKSITINQTRFNDLMKKRKQEIERFKVLDKYNNGLKFTLHKEEQMRGKTDTTFAHKSDIWLKGLKKDLFLQEGVNVVLDIK